AAAATTGCGGCAACGCCAATTTTTTGGGCGAAGATCGGTTTTCCTCTATGCCTGATGATGGGTGCGCTCCGTTCGGTTTCGCGGCTGGCAAGACCCGGCACAACCCTTGGCTCCGGAAAACTCCTGATCGTTGCGGCAGTTGCGGCGGTATGGGCCGGCACCCTTTATGTCCTCATGAGCGCAGCACCCGATGCGCGCGTTGCGATTATCCTCGGCAAGACGTGGCGGGTGTGTGCGTTGAACATTACCTTGCTGTCGATTCCAGGATTCATTGCCGTTTTCTGGGCCCTACGTGGACTTGCGCCCACGCGACTGGTACTAGCAGGTGCCTGTGGCGGATTGATGGCCGGTGCGATGGCTACGCTTGCATACAGCTTGCATTGCCCAGAAATGGAAGTTCCATTTTGGGGCGCCTGGTACTTACTGGGCATGCTGGTTCCAGCAGCCATCGGTGCGTTGCTCGGGCCGCGATGGCTTCGTTGGTAACAAACAAAACCCCCGTATCGGCTAGCGGTTACGAGGGTTTTGAGGTTTACCAAACGCTGTGAAACTCCACGGAATTCGTCAGACGTTAAAGCGGAAGTGCATTACGTCGCCGTCTTTGACAATGTATTCCTTGCCTTCCAGGCGCCATTTACCGGCTTCTTTAGCACCGGCTTCGCCCTTGTACTGAATGAAGTCGTCATAGGCGATGACTTCGGCGCGGATGAAGCCTTTTTCGAAGTCGGTGTGAATTACGCCTGCAGCTTGAGGACCGGTGGCGCCGACGCGGACGGTCCACGCACGGACTTCTTCAACGCCAGCGGTGAAGTAGGTTTGCAGGTGCAGCATCTCGTAACCAGCACGAATTACCCTGTTCAAACCGGGTTCTTCAAGGCCTAGGGCTTCGAGAAACATGTCTTTTTCTTCGCCATCATCAAGTTCGGCAATTTCTGCTTCGATCTTGTTACAAACCGGCACCACAATCGCGCCTTCTTCTTTGGCAATGGCGCGAACCACGTCCAGCAGCGGGTTGTTTTCGAAGCCGTCTTCGGCAACGTTGGCGATGTACATGACTGGCTTCGTGGTCAACAGGTGGAAGCCGCGAATGGCTGCCTTCTCATCGGTGCTCATGTTCTTCATCAGGCTGCGCGCTGGCTTGCCTTCGGTGAAGTGAGTGATGAGTTGTTCCAGCAAGCCTTTCTGAATGACTGCGTCCTTGTCACCGCCTTTGGCATTGCGCGTGACTTTCTGCAGTTGTTTTTCACAGCTGTCGAGGTCGGCGAAGATCAATTCCAGGTCAATGATCTCGATATCACGTTTGGGGTCAACGCTGTTGGAAACGTGAATAACGTTCTCGTCTTCGAAGCAGCGGACGACGTGAGCGATTGCATCGGTTTCACGGATGTTGGCGAGGAACTTGTTGCCCAGCCCTTCACCTTTCGATGCGCCCGCGACTAGGCCAGCGATATCGACGAACTCCATGGTAGTCGGCAAGATACGCTTTGGTTTGACAATGGCTGCCAAGGCATCAAGGCGTACGTCAGGCATCGCCACAATGCCGGTGTTCGGCTCAATGGTGCAGAAGGGAAAGTTCTCTGCCGCAATGCCGGATTTAGTCAGGGCGTTGAAAAGAGTGGACTTGCCGACGTTAGGTAGGCCGACGATGCCGCAGTTAAATCCCATGATATTTCCCCTCGGAGTTAGTCAAGCCTTCTGGCTGTGCAGGTTCTTCATCGCACGGTTCCATTCACCGGCGAAGATATCCGGCAGCACGCCGAGGGCAAAATCGATACTGGTGTCCAGTTTTTCCTGCTCGGCGCGAGGCGCTCGACTCAAGACAAATCCAGAGACCTTACTGGCATCACCCGGGTGGCCAATGCCAAGCCGCAGGCGGTGGAATGTATTTTGATTGCCGAGTTGCGCGATGATGTCGCGTAACCCGTTATGACCGCCATGGCCGCCGCCTTGCTTGAGCTTGGCAACGCCGGGTGGCAGATCAAGTTCATCGTGAGCCACCAGTATGGCGTCTACCGGGATACGATAAAAGCCAGCAAGCGCCGCGACTGATTGTCCGCTGCGGTTCATGAACGTGGTGGGAATCAGCAGACGAACATCCTGACCCAAGTGACTAAAGCGCCCGGTCAGGCCAAAAAATTTGCGCTCGGCAACTAGATTGATGTGGTGTGCCGCAGCAATGCGCTCAACAAAAAAAGCCCCTGCGTTATGCCGGGTCTGTTCGTATTCGGCGCCTGGATTTCCCAGGCCAACGATCAGTTGTATGGCAGTCACGACAGGGGCTCTTCCTTGGAGTTGTGGATAACACCGATATAGACAGTGGCAGCAATAGGCGAAATTAGCTCATTTACCATGATGTAAACTCCGCGATCTCGCCCACTTTGCCTGACTATCGCTCCCGGTGTTTTCTGAGCAACTCCGACGTTGCCAAGTAATGAATTACTCGGCTGCGGTTGCGTCTTCAGTCGGCGCTACACGTGGCGCGTGAACGTTGGCTACGGCCAAGTTGTTACCGTGCACGAGTGCGACAAACTCAACACCTTTAGGTGCATTCAGGTCTGACAAGTGTACGATCGAACCGACTTCGGCGTTACCCAGGTCGACTTCGATGAACTCAGGCAGATCTTTTGGCAGGCAAGTCACTTCAACTTCAGAAATAACGTGCGAGATTTCGCCGCCTTTCTTGATAGGAGCTTCTTCATTGATGAAGTGCACTGGTACGTGGGCGGTCAGTTTCTGACCGGCAATTACACGCACAAAGTCAGCGTGAAGCACGTGACCTTTAGCTGGGTGACGTTGCAGTGCCTTGATAACGACGTTCTGCTTGGCGCCGGCAATATTCAATTCGATAACGTGGCTGAAAGCAGCTTCGTTTTCTAGCAGCTTGGCAACTTCTTTGGCGGTCATGCTGATGGATTCAGGGGCTTTTTCGCCACCGTAAACTACAGCTGGAACCAGGCTCGCGAGACGACGCAGGCGGCGGCTCGCACCTTTCCCCAGGTCAGAACGCAGTTCAGCATTTAAAGTAAATTCATTCATGGTGTTTCTCCAAAATAACCACATTCGCCCAGCGTTTGCGACCGGCGCCAAGGCGATATGGGCAAAAAAGCCCCGCTCCAACAATAGGTTGGGGCGGGGCGCTTTTCGACAACTAGATGTAGCGTAGGGCAGAGCCCTTAGCGGAACATCGCGCTGATCGATTCTTCGTTGCTGATGCGGCGAACCGCCTCGGCGACTACCGGTGCGATATCCAATTGACGGATACGTGAACAGGCTTGAGCAGCAGCGGACAATGGGATGGTGTTAGTTACCACCAATTCGTCCAGCATGGAATTTTCAATATTCTCGATCGCCCGACCCGACAGCACAGGGTGTGTGCAGTAAGCGAAAACCTTGGAAGCGCCATGCTCTTTAAGGGCCTTTGCCGCGTGGCACAAAGTGCCGGCGGTATCGACCATGTCATCGACCAAAATACAGGTACGCCCTTCAACATCGCCGATGATATGCATCACTTCCGAGTGATTAGCTTTTTCACGGCGCTTGTCGATGATCCCGAGATCGACGCCCAGAGATTTAGCAACAGCACGTGCACGCACGACGCCGCCAATATCCGGAGATACGATCATCAGGTTTTCGAAGCGTTGATCTTCAATGTCATCCACCAATACTGGGGAGCCGTAGATGTTATCTACCGGAATATCGAAAAATCCCTGAATTTGGTCAGCATGCAGATCAACCGTTAGAACACGATCAATCCCGACTACCGTCAGCATGTCAGCCACAACTTTTGCGCTGATTGCTACACGTGCGGAGCGCGGACGGCGATCCTGACGGGCATAACCAAAGTATGGGATTACCGCAGTGATACGAGAAGCCGAGGAGCGGCGGAAGGCGTCTGCCATCACTACCAGTTCCATCAGGTTATCGTTCGTTGGGGCACAAGTCGGCTGAATAATGAACACGTCTTTACCGCGAACGTTTTCGTTAATCTCAGCGCTGATTTCACCATCGGAGAACTTACCGACGGAGATATCACCTAGTGGGATATGTAGCTGACGTACTACACGTCGAGCTAGATCGGGGTTGGCGTTCCCCGTAAAAACCATCATCTTGGACACGCGCACTACCTGCCGGCTGAGGGTATACCTGGATGAGTATAGAAAATGGCAGGGGCGGCTGGATTCGAACCAACGCATGGCAGGATCAAAACCTGCTGCCTTACCGCTTGGCGACGCCCCTGTAATTGTTGCATCTGAGTGCCCAGCACTCAGTTCTTAGAACAGCTCTTGCAGCTTGCGGTGCAACATCGAAACGTTGCTCCCCTTCGCTACAAACCCTGTAAGGGTCTCTGTTAGAAGGGCCGAGACTTTATCAGCTTCAGCTTTGTTTGGGAAGGCCCCAAACACACAACTTCCAGTACCAGTTAATTTTGCGTCGGCATATTTGCCCAGCAAATTCAAAGCGTTACGAACGGCTGGATAACGCCTCTCTACAACTGGTTGACAGTCATTTCGACTGTTTCCCTCAAGAACGGGGCGCACTTTAATTGGAGGAGTGTCACGTGTCAACAGCGGATCTGAAAAAATTTCTGCTGTACTTACAGATACTTGCGGCACAAGCACCAGATACCACGGTTCTTCGGGGTCTACAGGGGTCAATATTTCTCCGACACCTTCGGCAAAAGCTGCGTGGCCACGTACGAAAACCGGGACGTCTGCGCCCAGTGTAAGGCCTAGAGCGGCCAAACGATCTTCTTCCCAGCCGAGTTTCCACAGGTGATTTAGGCCCAGCAAAGTAGTAGCTGCATCGGAGCTTCCACCGCCGATTCCCCCTCCAATGGGCAGGCGTTTTTCCAGCCAAATGTCTGCGCCAAGGCTACTGCCAGCCTGTTTTTGCAGTGCGCGAGCGGCTCTGACGATCAGATTGGAGTCGTGGGAGACATTTGGAATGTCAGTTTGTAGCTGGATGCGGCCGTCATCGCGTATTGCAAAACTGAGTTCGTCGCCGTAATCGAGAAACTGAAATAGTGTTTGCAGTTCGTGGTAGCCATCAGCGCGGCGGCCGAGAATATGTAGCATAAGGTTGAGCTTGGCCGGCGCGGGCAGCGTCAAGCGTTCAGTCATCATGCTCACTGCCCCAATTTGCGCGGCTGCCAGTCCTTGATCACCAGGGTGACATCAAGGTCTTGCCCATGCAGCTTGATGCGCTCGGGCAACCAGTAGCCGTTCTGTTCCGAATAGCTGAGGTATTGGACTTGCCAATTATCTTGTTCAAGGCTGGCAAGGCGACTGTCACCGTCGAGCGTCAGTTTGCTTTTGCTGTCCGGGGCAGGAAGGCCACGCACCCACCACACCAAATGCGAGACCGGTAACTTCCAGCCTAACTGCGCTTGTAGGAGGTCTTCGGGGTTGGAGGCCTCGAAGCGTCCCTGGTTGGCGACTTCTAGCGCCACGGTGCCTGGACGACCTGTCAATCGTGCTGCGCCGCGTCCCAAGGGACCAGATAGTCGGATGTCGTAATAGTCTTGTCGCTGTAACCAGAACAAGGTGCCGCTCCCCGAATCCTTGGGCGCACGAATACCCACCTTGCCGCTAATTTGCCAGCCGTCCAGGCTGCTCAGTTGTGCTTTATGTTCGCGCCATTGCGCGGGGCTGCCTTGGCCCTGCACGGCTTCGCGGTTAGTAAAACCGGCGCAGCCGGCGAGCAGGGTGATCAAGCTAAAAACTATAACGTGGCGCAAAAACATAAAATTAAAGAGTCTCAGATCCGGTCAGGCGCCGCAGAGTGCTGCGCAGAATTGGGCTGTCAGGTTGTTGTTCAAGGGCCTTGCCCCAGACTTTGCGAGCTTCGCGCTGGTTGCCTTTGGCCCATAAGACTTCGCCCAAGTGAGCGGCTACTTCATGGTCGGGGAAGCGTTTCAGGGCTTGTCGCAGTAGGCGTTCAGCTTCATCAAGGTTGCCCAAGCGGTAGTTCACCCAGCCGAGGCTGTCGAGGACTGCCGGGTCTTCCGGGTTAAGGTGATGGGCGCGTTCGATCAGCTCTCTAGCTTCGGCGTAGCGCGTTGTACGGTCTGAAAGCGTGTAACCCAATGCGTTCAGCGCCATGGCATTGTCTGGTTCGCGCTTCAGGATGGCGCGAAGGTCTTTTTCCATCTGCACCAGATCGTTGCGTTTTTCCGCCAGCATGGCGCGGGTATAGAGCAAGTTCAGGTCATCAGGAAATTGCTTCAGCGCCAGTTCCAACACGCGCGATGACTGATCAAATTGCTTGCTGTTTTCCAGTGTCTGCGCTTCGATCAAATACAACTGGACCGCGTAATCGGGCTGAGCATCACGTGCCGAAGCCAGAAGTTTGGACGCTTCAGCGGTACGGCCGTGACTCATCAAAATATCTGCCTGACGTAACTGTGCGGCCAAGTAATCGTTGCCGGGGCCAACTTGGGCATATTCAATCAGGGCTTTGTCAGCAGCGTTGCGTTCTTCGTCAACACGACCGAGGTTCAGGTGCGCCGAATCAACGTGACTGCCGCGACCGATCAAGTCTTCGAGGTAACCGACGGCTTCGTCCCAAGCTTTGGCCTCAAGGCAGACAAGCGCCAGTGAATAACGCAGTTCGTCGTCGTCCGGGAATTGCTGCACCAGACTTGAGAACTCGATCTTGGCCTCATCTATGCGATTCTGCTCGACCAGCATCCGTGCGTATGTCAAGCGCAGACGTTTATCATCAGGGTATTTTTTGATGTTTTTTTGCAGGATGGGCAGGGCTTCTTTGCCACGGTCCATTCCTTGAAGAATGCGTGCTCGCAACAGAATAGGTGCAACCTCACCGTCAGTCGGCGGATTGTCTTCCAGCAACTTCAAGGCCGCTTCGGTATCACCGTTTTGCTGAAGGAGTAAGGCTTTACCAAATATCAGTTGGCCGTTCTTCGGATATTTCTTAAGCAGACGGTCAAAGCTTTTCAACAGACCATTGCGCGTATCTACATCGGTTTCTGCAGCAGACAGTGCCAAGAAGTCGAAATGCGTATCGCCTTGCCCTTGAAGTACCTTCTCCATATCCGCCATGGATTCGTCGTAGCGTCCGGCGCGGGCCAGTTGAATTGCTGCAGCGCGTTGAGCTTCAAGATTGGTGGGGTCGTTTTTCGCCCAGATTAACGATGTTTCCAGTGCAGCCTGATCGGCGCCCAGGTACTCGGCAATCCGGAAAGCTCGCTCGGAAACCCCGGGGTCCTGGGTGTTGACCGCCTGAGTGACGTAATTATCCAGGGCGATGTCGAAGCGATTGCGCTGGCCAGCCAGCTCCGCTGCCAACAGGCTGACAACCGTGTCTTGAGAAAATGAGCTATAGACCTGCGGCTTGGCGACAGGCGCGGGTGTTGTGTCTAAGGCCGGAGCGGTTGCGTCCGGAGAAACGGGAGCCAAGGCTTGGCAGCCGTTTAAAAAGACAAAGGCGAGAAATAACGCGGAGGATCTATTCATATATAGGGAAAGGACGACTTACCTGCGGTCAGATCATCATGACACAAGCCTTGGAGCAAACCCACAGCCGGTGCGAAAACTACTCGGCTTGCCCGATTCCTGGATGAAAACACCCCAGATTATCGGTATCAAGTGAGCATCCCTATTAGGACAATAGTCTGCGGTAGTTGTTCTGAATCAGGCGAAGTAGGACAATTGCCGGCTTCACGTCACCATCAGCGACCTTGAATGGCCTTCCTTGCACTCGGTATTAACCATAAGACTGCCTCAGTCGATGTCCGCGAGCGCGTGGCATTTACGCCTGAGCTGTTGGTAGAGGCGTTGCAGCAGCTTTGCCGTCTCACCGATAGCCGCGAAGCTGCAATCCTCTCGACCTGCAATCGCAGTGAGCTTTACATCGAACACGACAACATTGCTGCCGACTCGGTTCTGCGTTGGTTGGCCGATTATCATCATTTGAGCCTGGAAGAGCTGCGGGCCAGCGCTTATGTGCACGAAGATGATGCGGCAGTTCGTCACATGATGCGGGTGGCCTCGGGGCTTGACTCACTGATATTGGGCGAGCCACAGATTCTTGGCCAAATGAAATCCGCGTACGCCGTTGCACGGGAAGCAGGGACCATCGGCCCACTGCTCGGTCGACTGTTTCAGGCCACGTTCAACGCAGCCAAACAGGTGCGTACTGAAACGGCCATCGGTGAAAACCCGGTATCGGTTGCGTTTGCCGCGGTAAGTTTGGCGAAACAGATTTTCAGCGACTTGCAACGCAGTCAGGCGTTGCTGATTGGCGCAGGTGAAACCATTACATTGGTCGCCCGACACCTGCACGAACTGGGCGTGAAGCGTATTGTAGTGGCCAATCGCACGCTGGAACGCGCCAGTATCCTGGCTGCCGAATTTGGCGCGCACGCGGTGTTGCTTTCAGACATTCCCGCAGAGCTGGTCAACAGCGACATCGTTATCAGTTCTACTGCCAGTCAGTTGCCGATTTTGGGCAAGGGTGCGGTGGAAAGCGCCTTGAAGCTGCGTAAGCACAAACCGATTTTCATGGTGGATATCGCTGTTCCTCGGGACATTGAGCCTGAAGTCGGTGAATTGGACGACGTTTACCTTTATAGCGTCGATGACCTGCACGAAGTGGTTGCTGAAAACCTCAAGAGTCGCCAAGGCGCCGCGCAAGCAGCTGAAGAACTGGTGATGATTGGCGCCAACGATTTTATGCTGCGCCTGCGCGAATTGGCGGCGGTGGATGTGCTTAAAGCCTACCGCCAGCAAAGCGAGCGCCTGCGAGATGACGAACTGCTCAAAGCACAGCGGATGCTGGCCAACGGCGGCAGTGCTGAAGACGTGCTGATGCAGCTGGCTCGCGGCCTAACGAACAAACTGATGCATGCACCTAGTGTGCAACTGAAAAAGCTGACAGCCGAGGGCCGCCTTGATGCGCTGGCCATGGCCCAGGAACTTTTTGCCCTTGATGAGGGCTCGACGGATAAACCCCCGCAATGAAAGCTTCACTGCTCAATAAGCTGGACATCCTCAATGACCGCTACGAGGAATTGACCGCACTGCTGGGCGATGCCGAAGTCATTTCCGAGCAAAATAAATTTCGCGCCTATTCCCGCGAATACGCTGAAGTAGAACCGATTGTCGTGACTTACATTCAGTTGCTCAAAGTCGTGAGCGATATGGAAGCCGCGCAGGCATTGCTCAAAGACAGCGACCCGGATATGCGTGAAATGGCCAGCGAGGAAGTTCGTGAAGCCAAAGCCCGGTTAATTGACCTCGAAGGTCAATTGCAACGCATGTTGCTGCCAAAAGACCCAAATGACGGCCGCAATGTCTTTCTGGAAATTCGTGCTGGCACCGGTGGTGATGAAGCAGCGATATTCTCCGGCGATTTGTTCCGTATGTATTCGCGTTATGCCGAGCGCCGTGGCTGGCGCGTGGAAATTCTCTCTGAGAATATTGGCGAGCATGGCGGCTTTAAAGAAGTCATTGCTCGTGTCGAAGGCGAAAACGTCTATGGCAAATTGAAATTCGAATCCGGCGCGCATCGAGTACAACGCGTTCCAGAGACCGAATCCCAGGGCCGAATCCATACGTCTGCTTGCACCGTGGCGGTCTTGCCAGAACCTGATGAGCAGCAATTAATTGAAATCAATTCCTCCGACCTGCGGGTGGATACTTATAAGTCTTCAGGCGCAGGCGGCCAGCATGTCAACAAGACCGACTCGGCAGTGCGTATAACTCACTTGCCGACCGGTATTGTCGTTGAGTGCCAAGAGGAGCGTTCCCAGCACAAAAACCGCGCGCGGGCGATGTCTTGGCTATCAGCAAAACTCAATGATCAGCAAACCAGCGCGGCAGCCAATGCTATCGCCAGCGAGCGTAAACTGTTGGTGGGCTCGGGCGACCGATCCGAACGAATTCGCACGTACAACTTCCCTCAGGGGCGGGTGACGGATCACCGTGTCAACTTGACGCTGTATTCTCTTGATGAAGTTTTGGCGGGCGGAGTCGATGCAGTGATAGAGCCACTTCTAGCTGAGTATCAGGCCGATCAACTTGCAGCATTGGGTGAATAAATGACGATTATCGCCAGCTTGTTAAGAGGCGCCGAGC
The nucleotide sequence above comes from Pseudomonas sp. AB6. Encoded proteins:
- a CDS encoding 50S ribosomal protein L25/general stress protein Ctc; the encoded protein is MNEFTLNAELRSDLGKGASRRLRRLASLVPAVVYGGEKAPESISMTAKEVAKLLENEAAFSHVIELNIAGAKQNVVIKALQRHPAKGHVLHADFVRVIAGQKLTAHVPVHFINEEAPIKKGGEISHVISEVEVTCLPKDLPEFIEVDLGNAEVGSIVHLSDLNAPKGVEFVALVHGNNLAVANVHAPRVAPTEDATAAE
- the prfA gene encoding peptide chain release factor 1; this translates as MKASLLNKLDILNDRYEELTALLGDAEVISEQNKFRAYSREYAEVEPIVVTYIQLLKVVSDMEAAQALLKDSDPDMREMASEEVREAKARLIDLEGQLQRMLLPKDPNDGRNVFLEIRAGTGGDEAAIFSGDLFRMYSRYAERRGWRVEILSENIGEHGGFKEVIARVEGENVYGKLKFESGAHRVQRVPETESQGRIHTSACTVAVLPEPDEQQLIEINSSDLRVDTYKSSGAGGQHVNKTDSAVRITHLPTGIVVECQEERSQHKNRARAMSWLSAKLNDQQTSAAANAIASERKLLVGSGDRSERIRTYNFPQGRVTDHRVNLTLYSLDEVLAGGVDAVIEPLLAEYQADQLAALGE
- the hemA gene encoding glutamyl-tRNA reductase, which encodes MAFLALGINHKTASVDVRERVAFTPELLVEALQQLCRLTDSREAAILSTCNRSELYIEHDNIAADSVLRWLADYHHLSLEELRASAYVHEDDAAVRHMMRVASGLDSLILGEPQILGQMKSAYAVAREAGTIGPLLGRLFQATFNAAKQVRTETAIGENPVSVAFAAVSLAKQIFSDLQRSQALLIGAGETITLVARHLHELGVKRIVVANRTLERASILAAEFGAHAVLLSDIPAELVNSDIVISSTASQLPILGKGAVESALKLRKHKPIFMVDIAVPRDIEPEVGELDDVYLYSVDDLHEVVAENLKSRQGAAQAAEELVMIGANDFMLRLRELAAVDVLKAYRQQSERLRDDELLKAQRMLANGGSAEDVLMQLARGLTNKLMHAPSVQLKKLTAEGRLDALAMAQELFALDEGSTDKPPQ
- the ispE gene encoding 4-(cytidine 5'-diphospho)-2-C-methyl-D-erythritol kinase, with translation MTERLTLPAPAKLNLMLHILGRRADGYHELQTLFQFLDYGDELSFAIRDDGRIQLQTDIPNVSHDSNLIVRAARALQKQAGSSLGADIWLEKRLPIGGGIGGGSSDAATTLLGLNHLWKLGWEEDRLAALGLTLGADVPVFVRGHAAFAEGVGEILTPVDPEEPWYLVLVPQVSVSTAEIFSDPLLTRDTPPIKVRPVLEGNSRNDCQPVVERRYPAVRNALNLLGKYADAKLTGTGSCVFGAFPNKAEADKVSALLTETLTGFVAKGSNVSMLHRKLQELF
- the pth gene encoding aminoacyl-tRNA hydrolase, encoding MTAIQLIVGLGNPGAEYEQTRHNAGAFFVERIAAAHHINLVAERKFFGLTGRFSHLGQDVRLLIPTTFMNRSGQSVAALAGFYRIPVDAILVAHDELDLPPGVAKLKQGGGHGGHNGLRDIIAQLGNQNTFHRLRLGIGHPGDASKVSGFVLSRAPRAEQEKLDTSIDFALGVLPDIFAGEWNRAMKNLHSQKA
- a CDS encoding DUF1109 domain-containing protein; its protein translation is MKTDDFITMLASGVTPVDRNALPKRFGVAVLVGLMAATLLVATVLGIRPDLAKIAATPIFWAKIGFPLCLMMGALRSVSRLARPGTTLGSGKLLIVAAVAAVWAGTLYVLMSAAPDARVAIILGKTWRVCALNITLLSIPGFIAVFWALRGLAPTRLVLAGACGGLMAGAMATLAYSLHCPEMEVPFWGAWYLLGMLVPAAIGALLGPRWLRW
- the lolB gene encoding lipoprotein insertase outer membrane protein LolB, translating into MFLRHVIVFSLITLLAGCAGFTNREAVQGQGSPAQWREHKAQLSSLDGWQISGKVGIRAPKDSGSGTLFWLQRQDYYDIRLSGPLGRGAARLTGRPGTVALEVANQGRFEASNPEDLLQAQLGWKLPVSHLVWWVRGLPAPDSKSKLTLDGDSRLASLEQDNWQVQYLSYSEQNGYWLPERIKLHGQDLDVTLVIKDWQPRKLGQ
- a CDS encoding tetratricopeptide repeat protein yields the protein MNRSSALFLAFVFLNGCQALAPVSPDATAPALDTTPAPVAKPQVYSSFSQDTVVSLLAAELAGQRNRFDIALDNYVTQAVNTQDPGVSERAFRIAEYLGADQAALETSLIWAKNDPTNLEAQRAAAIQLARAGRYDESMADMEKVLQGQGDTHFDFLALSAAETDVDTRNGLLKSFDRLLKKYPKNGQLIFGKALLLQQNGDTEAALKLLEDNPPTDGEVAPILLRARILQGMDRGKEALPILQKNIKKYPDDKRLRLTYARMLVEQNRIDEAKIEFSSLVQQFPDDDELRYSLALVCLEAKAWDEAVGYLEDLIGRGSHVDSAHLNLGRVDEERNAADKALIEYAQVGPGNDYLAAQLRQADILMSHGRTAEASKLLASARDAQPDYAVQLYLIEAQTLENSKQFDQSSRVLELALKQFPDDLNLLYTRAMLAEKRNDLVQMEKDLRAILKREPDNAMALNALGYTLSDRTTRYAEARELIERAHHLNPEDPAVLDSLGWVNYRLGNLDEAERLLRQALKRFPDHEVAAHLGEVLWAKGNQREARKVWGKALEQQPDSPILRSTLRRLTGSETL
- a CDS encoding ribose-phosphate pyrophosphokinase, which translates into the protein MSKMMVFTGNANPDLARRVVRQLHIPLGDISVGKFSDGEISAEINENVRGKDVFIIQPTCAPTNDNLMELVVMADAFRRSSASRITAVIPYFGYARQDRRPRSARVAISAKVVADMLTVVGIDRVLTVDLHADQIQGFFDIPVDNIYGSPVLVDDIEDQRFENLMIVSPDIGGVVRARAVAKSLGVDLGIIDKRREKANHSEVMHIIGDVEGRTCILVDDMVDTAGTLCHAAKALKEHGASKVFAYCTHPVLSGRAIENIENSMLDELVVTNTIPLSAAAQACSRIRQLDIAPVVAEAVRRISNEESISAMFR
- the ychF gene encoding redox-regulated ATPase YchF gives rise to the protein MGFNCGIVGLPNVGKSTLFNALTKSGIAAENFPFCTIEPNTGIVAMPDVRLDALAAIVKPKRILPTTMEFVDIAGLVAGASKGEGLGNKFLANIRETDAIAHVVRCFEDENVIHVSNSVDPKRDIEIIDLELIFADLDSCEKQLQKVTRNAKGGDKDAVIQKGLLEQLITHFTEGKPARSLMKNMSTDEKAAIRGFHLLTTKPVMYIANVAEDGFENNPLLDVVRAIAKEEGAIVVPVCNKIEAEIAELDDGEEKDMFLEALGLEEPGLNRVIRAGYEMLHLQTYFTAGVEEVRAWTVRVGATGPQAAGVIHTDFEKGFIRAEVIAYDDFIQYKGEAGAKEAGKWRLEGKEYIVKDGDVMHFRFNV